One genomic segment of Desmodus rotundus isolate HL8 chromosome 5, HLdesRot8A.1, whole genome shotgun sequence includes these proteins:
- the KCNF1 gene encoding voltage-gated potassium channel regulatory subunit KCNF1 — protein MDETAERSLPEPGSQDSRAGDDIEIVVNVGGVRQVLYGDLLSQYPETRLAELIHCLAGGYDTIFSLCDDYDPGNREFYFDRDPDAFKCVIEVYYFGEVHMKKGICPICFKNEMDFWKVDLKFLDDCCKSHLSEKHEELEEIARRVQLILDDLGVDAAEGRWRRCQKCVWKFLEKPESSCPARVVAVLSFLLILISSVVMCMGTIPELQVLDAEGNRVEHPTLENVETACIGWFTLEYLLRLFSSPNKLHFVLSFMNIVDVLAILPFYVSLTLTHLGARMMELTNVQQAVQALRIMRIARIFKLARHSSGLQTLTYALKRSFKELGLLLMYLAVGIFVFSALGYTMEQSHPETLFKSIPQSFWWAIITMTTVGYGDIYPKTTLGKLNAAISFLCGVIAIALPIHPIINNFVRYYNKQRVLETAAKHELELMELNSSSASGESKAGGSRSDLDNPPLLEPVAGKEGSWSGLKISHSDTFIPLLTQEKHHRTRLQSCK, from the coding sequence ATGGACGAAACAGCGGAGCGCAGCCTCCCGGAGCCGGGCAGCCAGGACTCCCGGGCTGGCGACGACATCGAGATCGTCGTCAACGTGGGGGGCGTTCGGCAGGTGCTGTACGGAGACCTCCTCAGCCAGTACCCCGAGACCCGGCTGGCGGAGCTCATCCACTGCCTCGCCGGAGGCTACGacaccatcttctccctgtgcGACGACTATGACCCCGGGAATCGCGAATTCTACTTCGACCGCGACCCGGACGCGTTCAAGTGTGTGATCGAGGTGTATTACTTCGGAGAGGTCCACATGAAGAAGGGCATCTGCCCCATCTGCTTCAAGAACGAGATGGACTTCTGGAAGGTGGACCTCAAGTTCCTGGACGACTGCTGCAAGAGCCACCTGAGCGAAAAGCACGAGGAGCTGGAGGAGATCGCGCGCCGCGTGCAGCTCATCCTGGACGACCTGGGCGTGGACGCGGCCGAGGGCCGTTGGCGCCGCTGCCAGAAGTGCGTCTGGAAGTTCCTGGAGAAGCCGGAGTCCTCGTGCCCAGCGCGCGTGGTGGCCGTGCTGTCCTTCCTGCTCATCCTCATCTCGTCCGTGGTCATGTGCATGGGCACCATCCCCGAGCTGCAAGTGCTGGACGCGGAGGGCAACCGCGTGGAGCACCCGACGCTGGAGAACGTGGAGACGGCCTGCATCGGCTGGTTCACGCTGGAGTACCTGCTGCGCCTCTTCTCCTCGCCCAACAAGCTGCACTTTGTCCTGTCCTTCATGAACATCGTGGACGTGCTGGCCATCCTGCCCTTCTACGTGAGCCTGACGCTCACACACCTGGGCGCCCGCATGATGGAGCTGACCAACGTGCAGCAGGCGGTGCAGGCCCTGCGGATCATGCGCATCGCCCGCATCTTCAAGCTGGCGCGCCACTCCTCGGGCCTGCAGACCCTCACCTATGCCCTCAAGCGCAGCTTCAaagagctggggctgctgctcATGTACCTGGCCGTGGGCATCTTCGTCTTCTCCGCCCTGGGCTACACCATGGAGCAGAGCCACCCGGAGACACTGTTCAAGAGCATCCCACAGTCCTTCTGGTGGGCCATCATCACCATGACGACAGTGGGCTATGGTGACATCTACCCCAAGACCACACTGGGCAAGCTCAACGCAGCCATCAGCTTCCTCTGCGGGGTCATTGCCATCGCCCTCCCCATCCACCCGATCATCAACAACTTCGTCAGGTACTACAACAAGCAGCGGGTCCTGGAGACGGCTGCCAAGCATGAACTGGAGCTCATGGAGCTCAACTCCAGCAGTGCCAGTGGCGAGAGCAAGGCGGGCGGCTCCCGCAGCGATCTGGACAACCCGCCACTGCTGGAGCCCGTGGCCGGGAAGGAGGGCAGCTGGAGCGGGCTGAAGATCTCCCACAGCGACACCTTCATCCCCCTGCTGACCCAGGAGAAGCACCACAGGACCCGGCTCCAGAGTTGCAAGTGA